The Lysobacter capsici genome has a segment encoding these proteins:
- a CDS encoding GMC family oxidoreductase, translating to MSITIPAGGFDVVIVGSGISGSIIAYQLGKAGKQVLILEGGPPVPKSREDYMQTFFTANAKTPESPYPPTMQGTGSASNPLGQPDPATLNTPRYTVLQINAWQNPAQCYFVYPPQTATRADDPEMTFAFGSSYERVAGGTTWHWLGTSLNHLPNDFQLKTKYGQGVDWPGGAQFYQSLLPYYRKATETIGVSSDKQPMVDLYKTFDVQPDGNYGPNYDFPMPGITPSLNDVLYEDKVTSLKIDNIGLFVTPTPQGRNSQPGKRRQCAGNTNCIPICPIQAKYDGTVTLAEALQTGNVQIQYKTVANNIRLSGDQVSGIDYLTYDSQTGPSTGKGTAVGKRYVLAAHAIETPKLLLMSNGNPGYPNGVANRSDQVGRNLMDHVMYLAWGLSKDPIYAFRGPLSTSGIESVRDGAFRTQRAAYRIEIGNEGWNWATNDPYTTLADFVFGQNNTQLNGDSVNQQGQSLRFDPSLPAFSQLYGSKLVATLNNVYIRQLRLGYLIEQLPDPDNRVQLSSQYKDHLGLPRPQVTYRIRENYVRNGFVSAKAASTEIFQALGATEYTQVPATPVLSGTSPSPTTFQYLGDTFTFYGAGHIIGTYRMGDSATTSVLNARQQSWDHSNLYMVGSGVFPTTATANPTLTIAALALQAADNILADLG from the coding sequence ATGAGCATCACCATTCCAGCGGGCGGTTTCGACGTGGTGATCGTGGGCTCGGGCATCTCCGGTTCGATCATCGCCTACCAGCTCGGCAAGGCCGGCAAGCAGGTGTTGATCCTCGAAGGCGGCCCGCCGGTGCCAAAGAGCCGCGAAGACTATATGCAGACGTTCTTCACCGCGAACGCGAAGACGCCCGAGTCGCCGTATCCGCCGACCATGCAAGGAACCGGCAGCGCGAGCAATCCGCTCGGCCAACCCGATCCGGCCACGCTCAACACCCCGCGCTACACGGTGTTGCAGATCAACGCGTGGCAGAACCCGGCGCAGTGCTATTTCGTCTACCCGCCGCAGACCGCGACGCGCGCCGACGACCCGGAGATGACCTTCGCGTTCGGCAGTTCCTACGAACGCGTCGCCGGCGGCACCACCTGGCATTGGCTGGGCACCTCGCTCAATCACCTGCCCAACGATTTCCAGCTGAAAACCAAGTACGGCCAGGGCGTGGACTGGCCCGGCGGCGCGCAGTTCTATCAGAGCTTGCTGCCGTATTACCGCAAGGCCACCGAAACCATCGGCGTGTCCTCCGACAAGCAGCCGATGGTCGATCTGTACAAGACCTTCGACGTGCAGCCCGATGGCAACTACGGGCCGAATTACGATTTCCCGATGCCGGGCATCACCCCGTCCTTGAACGATGTGCTGTACGAGGACAAGGTGACCTCGCTGAAGATCGACAACATCGGCCTGTTCGTCACCCCGACACCGCAGGGGCGCAACTCGCAGCCGGGCAAGCGCCGCCAATGCGCGGGCAACACCAACTGCATTCCGATCTGCCCGATCCAGGCCAAGTACGACGGCACGGTGACATTGGCCGAGGCGCTGCAGACCGGCAACGTGCAGATCCAGTACAAGACCGTGGCCAACAACATCCGCCTGAGCGGCGATCAGGTCAGCGGCATCGATTACCTGACCTACGACAGCCAGACCGGGCCGTCGACCGGCAAGGGCACCGCGGTCGGCAAGCGCTACGTGCTGGCCGCGCATGCGATCGAGACGCCCAAGCTGTTGCTGATGTCGAACGGCAACCCGGGCTATCCCAACGGCGTGGCCAACCGCTCCGATCAGGTCGGCCGCAATCTGATGGATCACGTGATGTACCTGGCCTGGGGCCTGTCGAAGGACCCGATCTATGCCTTCCGCGGGCCGCTGTCGACCTCGGGCATCGAGTCGGTGCGCGACGGCGCGTTCCGCACTCAGCGCGCGGCCTATCGCATCGAGATCGGCAACGAAGGCTGGAACTGGGCGACCAACGATCCCTACACCACGCTCGCCGATTTCGTGTTCGGCCAGAACAACACCCAGTTGAACGGCGATTCGGTCAATCAGCAGGGGCAGTCGCTGCGGTTCGATCCGAGCCTGCCGGCGTTCAGTCAGTTGTACGGTTCGAAACTGGTCGCCACGCTCAACAACGTCTACATCCGCCAGTTGCGCCTGGGCTATCTGATCGAGCAGTTGCCCGATCCCGACAACCGCGTGCAGCTGTCGAGCCAGTACAAGGATCATCTGGGTTTGCCGCGGCCGCAGGTCACGTACCGCATTCGCGAGAACTACGTGCGCAACGGTTTCGTCTCGGCGAAGGCGGCTTCGACCGAGATCTTCCAGGCGCTCGGCGCGACCGAGTACACCCAGGTGCCGGCGACGCCGGTGTTGAGCGGGACGAGTCCGAGCCCGACCACGTTCCAGTACCTCGGCGATACCTTCACGTTCTACGGCGCCGGCCACATCATCGGCACTTACCGCATGGGCGACAGCGCCACGACCTCGGTGCTCAACGCGCGCCAGCAATCGTGGGATCACAGCAACCTGTACATGGTCGGCAGCGGCGTGTTTCCGACCACCGCCACCGCCAATCCGACCCTGACCATCGCCGCGCTGGCGTTGCAGGCGGCGGACAATATCCTGGCCGATCTCGGCTGA
- a CDS encoding PLP-dependent aminotransferase family protein, whose translation MKRYQALADDIARSIRQGLLSPGQRLPSVRQASAARKLSPATVFQAYYLLESQGLVEPRARSGYYVSERARAMPPEPDTASQPDGQARAVDVSELVFEVLESAMARDIVPLGSAFMSPTLFPLARLGRAMAHEAVHLDPRSTVDDLTPGNAELRRHIALRYRIGAVPIGANDLVVCNGAIEALNLSIAAVTRPGDAVLVESPCFYAALQTLERRGLHAIEVPTHPREGIELGALDAAIRRHAPAACWLMTNYQNPLGSSLPEAKKRELVELLARHELPLIEDDVYGELHFGAHRPAPAKAFDTRGLVLHCSSFSKTLAPGYRIGWAAPGRYAQRVARLKLTNTLATCVPAQLAIARYLQRGGYDRHLRGLRKTLAAQQAAYLDAVARYFPQGTRVTRPDGGYFLWTELPEGSDALAVQRRAAQQGISIAPGPMFSANRGYAHCLRLNYGHALDARVDAALQVLGALSSAR comes from the coding sequence ATGAAACGCTACCAAGCCCTAGCCGACGACATCGCCCGCTCGATCCGCCAGGGCCTGCTGAGTCCGGGCCAGCGGCTGCCCTCGGTGCGCCAGGCCAGCGCCGCGCGCAAGCTCAGCCCGGCCACCGTGTTCCAGGCCTATTACCTGCTCGAATCGCAGGGCCTGGTGGAGCCGCGCGCGCGCTCGGGTTACTACGTCAGCGAACGCGCGCGCGCGATGCCGCCCGAGCCCGACACCGCCTCGCAGCCCGACGGGCAGGCGCGCGCGGTCGATGTCAGCGAACTGGTGTTCGAAGTGCTCGAATCGGCGATGGCGCGCGACATCGTGCCGCTGGGTTCGGCGTTCATGAGCCCGACCCTGTTTCCGCTGGCCCGGCTCGGCCGCGCGATGGCGCACGAAGCGGTGCATCTGGACCCGCGCAGCACCGTCGACGACCTCACTCCGGGCAACGCCGAACTGCGCCGGCACATCGCCCTGCGCTACCGGATCGGCGCGGTGCCGATCGGCGCCAACGATCTGGTGGTGTGCAACGGCGCGATCGAAGCGCTGAACCTGAGCATCGCCGCGGTGACCCGGCCCGGCGACGCGGTGCTGGTCGAATCGCCGTGCTTCTACGCCGCCCTGCAGACCTTGGAACGCCGCGGCCTGCACGCGATCGAAGTGCCCACCCATCCGCGCGAAGGCATCGAGCTGGGCGCGCTGGACGCGGCGATCCGCCGCCACGCGCCGGCGGCGTGCTGGCTGATGACCAATTACCAGAACCCGCTCGGCAGCAGCTTGCCCGAGGCGAAGAAGCGCGAACTGGTCGAATTGCTCGCGCGCCACGAGCTGCCGCTGATCGAGGACGACGTCTACGGCGAGCTGCATTTCGGCGCGCATCGGCCGGCGCCGGCCAAGGCCTTCGATACCCGCGGCCTGGTCCTGCATTGCTCGTCGTTTTCGAAAACCCTCGCGCCGGGTTACCGGATCGGCTGGGCCGCGCCGGGACGCTATGCGCAGCGGGTGGCGCGGCTGAAACTGACCAACACCCTGGCGACCTGCGTGCCCGCGCAACTGGCGATCGCGCGCTATCTGCAGCGCGGCGGCTACGACCGCCACCTGCGCGGCCTGCGCAAGACCTTGGCCGCGCAGCAGGCGGCGTACCTCGATGCGGTCGCGCGCTATTTCCCGCAAGGCACCCGGGTGACCCGGCCCGACGGCGGCTATTTCCTATGGACCGAATTGCCCGAAGGCAGCGACGCGTTGGCGGTGCAACGCCGCGCCGCGCAGCAGGGCATCAGCATCGCGCCGGGGCCGATGTTCTCGGCCAATCGCGGTTACGCGCATTGCCTGCGGCTCAACTACGGCCACGCCCTCGATGCGCGGGTGGATGCAGCGTTGCAAGTCTTGGGCGCGCTTTCGTCGGCGCGATAG
- a CDS encoding XVIPCD domain-containing protein: MPGPNPQLTAALDQFALEPGVTPAQAAQLRAAITATPTLLSSLNADAANGHLRSFALAPPGPASIGQYDIASGRVTLPAEVLTGATPVNPDLRAVLKLQDMSLRFAHTANVTADMHANLERTLNGSPVLVDQFKDAVRNETQRELRGFALHTAPGAGGSYDPATRVMNLTPASLTTASFDQHNMSFVLGHEMEHGFNRAGSERARDRFDAQARQIAGDANPINDYTAPSVRWMQSNRNDEAEAHIAGWNAMLSYEKQRSGNPNAGLTEMWNNANRGRVEDFLELDAAGAPVARANLSFNADNSLTSSPTNVATMGQYYFDQKPVGTPGVAAHATVGLGPHGHSDYANIYGAEIVGRAIWIERSVAVPKHGAASQMHLNLNSLGVNETLLEENGIFIRTSAGPGSQAYRDTSTTPSVAGRFDHTFDGPNQHQHVPIDAPLAREGERSVPGGTGEGPARNESAPGRAAVLSDPEHPGHSMYNSALQGLRHSVNIPPGTFQPHDEERLAAGIVAQALNQRDAFPAARIDHVVFNRDRSMLIGVQGPLNDPTHHLAGVNVQRAIATPIEQSSQASQPGLQSQQQVQEAARIQAETQGAQAQARGMQQ; this comes from the coding sequence CTGGAACCCGGCGTCACCCCGGCGCAGGCCGCGCAGTTGCGCGCGGCGATCACCGCCACCCCGACCTTGTTGAGCAGCCTCAATGCCGACGCGGCCAACGGGCATCTGCGCAGCTTCGCGCTGGCGCCGCCCGGGCCGGCGTCGATCGGCCAATACGACATCGCCAGCGGCCGGGTGACCTTGCCGGCCGAAGTGCTGACCGGCGCCACGCCGGTCAACCCGGACCTGCGCGCGGTGTTGAAGTTGCAGGACATGAGTCTGCGTTTCGCCCACACCGCCAACGTCACCGCGGACATGCACGCCAACCTGGAGCGCACCCTCAACGGCTCGCCGGTGTTGGTCGATCAGTTCAAGGACGCGGTGCGCAACGAGACCCAGCGCGAATTGCGCGGTTTCGCGCTGCATACCGCGCCCGGCGCCGGCGGCAGTTACGATCCGGCCACTCGGGTCATGAACCTCACGCCCGCGAGCCTCACCACCGCCAGCTTCGATCAGCACAACATGAGCTTCGTGCTGGGCCACGAGATGGAGCACGGCTTCAACCGCGCCGGCTCGGAGCGCGCGCGCGACCGCTTCGATGCGCAGGCGCGGCAGATCGCCGGCGACGCCAACCCGATCAACGACTACACCGCGCCGAGCGTGCGTTGGATGCAGTCCAATCGCAACGACGAAGCCGAGGCCCACATCGCCGGCTGGAACGCGATGCTGAGTTACGAGAAACAGCGCAGCGGCAATCCGAACGCCGGACTGACCGAGATGTGGAACAACGCCAACCGCGGACGGGTCGAGGATTTCCTCGAACTCGATGCCGCCGGCGCGCCGGTGGCGCGGGCCAATCTGAGCTTCAACGCCGACAACAGCCTGACCAGTTCGCCGACCAATGTCGCGACGATGGGCCAGTACTACTTCGATCAGAAACCGGTGGGAACGCCGGGCGTCGCCGCGCACGCCACGGTCGGTCTGGGGCCGCACGGCCATTCGGATTACGCCAACATCTATGGCGCCGAAATCGTCGGGCGCGCGATCTGGATCGAGCGGAGCGTCGCGGTGCCCAAGCACGGCGCCGCCTCGCAGATGCATCTGAACTTGAACAGCCTGGGCGTGAACGAAACGCTGTTGGAGGAGAACGGCATCTTCATCCGGACCAGCGCCGGCCCCGGGTCGCAGGCGTATCGCGACACCAGCACGACGCCGTCGGTGGCGGGCCGGTTCGATCACACCTTCGACGGTCCGAACCAGCATCAGCACGTGCCGATCGATGCGCCGCTCGCGCGCGAAGGCGAGCGTTCGGTTCCGGGCGGCACCGGCGAGGGGCCGGCGCGCAACGAGTCGGCGCCGGGCCGCGCCGCGGTGCTGTCCGATCCCGAGCATCCCGGGCATTCCATGTACAACAGCGCGCTGCAGGGGCTGCGGCACTCGGTCAATATCCCGCCGGGGACCTTCCAGCCGCACGACGAAGAGCGCCTGGCCGCCGGCATCGTCGCGCAGGCGCTCAATCAACGCGACGCCTTCCCGGCGGCGCGGATCGACCATGTGGTGTTCAACCGCGACCGCAGCATGCTGATCGGGGTGCAGGGGCCGCTCAACGACCCGACCCACCATCTGGCCGGCGTGAACGTGCAGCGTGCGATCGCGACGCCGATCGAACAATCCTCGCAGGCGAGCCAGCCCGGCTTGCAGTCGCAGCAGCAGGTCCAGGAGGCCGCCCGCATCCAGGCCGAGACCCAGGGCGCGCAGGCGCAGGCGCGCGGGATGCAGCAGTAG
- a CDS encoding GFA family protein translates to MTVETYQASCHCGAIRYEVDLDLSAGTSRCNCSMCNKLRKWGAIVKPDAFRLLSGGPEDTGTYQFGTFSGTYHFCKHCAVHAYGTGELEVLGGKYYSINIACLDVDHAVLAAAPVQYMDGLNNDWFNVPKITSHM, encoded by the coding sequence ATGACCGTCGAGACCTACCAGGCCAGCTGCCACTGCGGCGCCATCCGTTACGAGGTCGATCTCGACCTGTCGGCCGGCACCTCGCGCTGTAATTGCTCGATGTGCAACAAGCTGCGCAAGTGGGGAGCGATCGTCAAACCCGATGCGTTCCGCCTGCTCAGCGGCGGCCCCGAGGACACCGGCACCTACCAGTTCGGCACCTTCAGCGGCACTTACCATTTCTGCAAGCATTGCGCGGTGCATGCCTACGGCACCGGCGAGCTCGAGGTGCTCGGCGGCAAGTACTACTCGATCAACATCGCCTGCCTGGATGTGGATCATGCGGTGCTGGCGGCCGCGCCGGTGCAGTACATGGATGGCTTGAACAACGACTGGTTCAACGTGCCGAAGATTACCTCGCATATGTGA
- a CDS encoding AraC family transcriptional regulator: MNANSSAESIAQRGSCAAQAELVDRIARLTDSDGVHATAVRPLHLIRMSAPTECSPSVYEPRLCVVAQGRKVVTLSDRTYHYDPLNYLVVSVTLPMIGQVVEATPDKPYLCLRLDIDPAQIASLIVDAGQSPTIDHGHGGNGVDLGLYAARVNTTLMDAVLRLMRLLDTPQDLPVLAPMALREIFYRVLMGDLGHRLRALALTDSRSSRIAKAVAVLRQCYLQPLSIDELAEQVHMSTSSLHHQFKAVTTLSPLQFQKHLRLHEARRLMMVSGVEAVTAAHRVGYESPSQFSREYKRLFGAPPRAEVVMARGMPQG; this comes from the coding sequence ATGAACGCCAATAGCTCCGCCGAATCGATCGCGCAACGCGGCAGCTGCGCCGCGCAGGCCGAACTGGTCGATCGGATTGCCCGATTGACCGACAGCGACGGCGTCCACGCCACCGCGGTCCGGCCGCTGCACCTGATCCGCATGAGCGCGCCGACCGAATGTTCGCCGTCGGTGTACGAGCCGCGGCTGTGCGTGGTCGCGCAAGGCCGCAAGGTCGTGACCTTGTCCGATCGCACCTATCACTACGACCCGCTCAACTATCTGGTGGTGTCGGTGACGCTGCCGATGATCGGCCAGGTGGTCGAGGCGACGCCGGACAAGCCGTATCTGTGCCTGCGCCTGGACATCGATCCGGCGCAGATCGCCAGCCTGATCGTCGATGCCGGCCAGTCGCCGACGATCGACCACGGTCACGGCGGCAACGGCGTCGACCTGGGCCTGTACGCGGCGCGGGTCAACACGACTTTGATGGACGCGGTGCTGCGGTTGATGCGTCTGCTCGATACGCCGCAGGACCTGCCGGTGCTCGCGCCGATGGCCTTGCGGGAAATTTTCTATCGGGTGCTGATGGGCGACCTCGGCCATCGGCTGCGCGCGCTGGCGTTGACCGACAGCCGCTCCAGCCGCATCGCCAAGGCGGTGGCGGTGCTGCGCCAGTGCTATCTGCAGCCGTTGAGCATCGACGAGCTGGCCGAGCAGGTGCACATGAGCACCTCCTCGCTGCACCACCAGTTCAAGGCGGTGACCACCTTGTCGCCGCTGCAGTTCCAGAAGCATCTGCGCCTGCACGAAGCGCGGCGCCTGATGATGGTCAGCGGAGTCGAGGCGGTGACCGCCGCGCACCGGGTCGGTTACGAAAGCCCGTCGCAGTTCTCGCGCGAGTACAAGCGCTTGTTCGGCGCGCCGCCGCGCGCCGAGGTGGTGATGGCGCGCGGCATGCCGCAGGGCTGA
- a CDS encoding MmcQ/YjbR family DNA-binding protein, with the protein MDTNALKKHCRAYPGAEEVLHAAPSNILVYSVGGKFFAYFKTSEPERWRFSFKTTPERFVELTDMPGAKPARFMGRYHWVTVVEVKRMPAEYLLELVDWSYRRALGNLSRKRQAEALADASEEQRLRLTPIAPTKARPRLATLHPPAHRGRGRS; encoded by the coding sequence ATGGACACCAATGCCCTCAAGAAACACTGCCGCGCCTACCCCGGCGCCGAGGAAGTCCTGCACGCGGCGCCGTCCAATATCCTGGTCTACAGCGTCGGCGGAAAATTCTTCGCCTACTTCAAGACCAGCGAACCCGAGCGCTGGCGTTTCAGTTTCAAGACCACGCCGGAACGGTTCGTCGAACTCACCGACATGCCCGGCGCCAAGCCGGCGCGGTTCATGGGCCGCTATCACTGGGTGACGGTGGTCGAGGTCAAGCGCATGCCGGCGGAGTATCTGCTCGAACTGGTCGACTGGTCGTATCGGCGCGCGCTCGGCAATCTGAGCCGCAAGCGCCAGGCCGAGGCGCTGGCCGATGCGAGCGAGGAACAACGCCTGCGACTGACGCCTATCGCGCCGACGAAAGCGCGCCCAAGACTTGCAACGCTGCATCCACCCGCGCATCGAGGGCGTGGCCGTAGTTGA
- a CDS encoding helix-turn-helix transcriptional regulator, with protein sequence MLKTSTRLLRLLSLLQSRRHWTGAELCEHLEVDGRTVRRDVDRLRELGYPVQASTGVGGGYRLAAGASLPPLLLDDDEAVAMVVALRSAAGSVARIEDTTVGLLGKLDQLLPARLRRRVSALYSVTVSLAHNETGPDVDTLTELAGACRDHRLIDMDYSDRGGRASRRSIEPLRLVSAGRRWYLLAWDRGREDWRLFRADRIVALRCGGGAFAARKFPEDVAAYVQRAISQPNQGPTLRARLRGSAEALAPGLPPWCGLLEHIDEHSCMLHVRGETPEEILALLALTGVEFELLDAGDQLPRLREVAQRLLRAVE encoded by the coding sequence ATGCTCAAGACCTCGACCCGCCTGCTGCGCCTGTTGTCGCTGCTGCAATCGCGCCGTCACTGGACCGGCGCGGAGCTGTGCGAGCACCTGGAAGTCGACGGCCGCACCGTGCGCCGCGACGTCGATCGGCTGCGCGAACTCGGCTATCCGGTGCAGGCCTCGACCGGGGTCGGCGGCGGCTACCGGCTCGCCGCCGGCGCCTCGCTGCCGCCGCTGCTGCTCGACGACGACGAGGCGGTGGCGATGGTGGTCGCGCTGCGCAGCGCCGCCGGCAGCGTGGCGCGGATCGAGGACACCACCGTCGGCCTGCTCGGCAAGCTCGATCAGCTGCTGCCGGCGCGGCTGCGTCGGCGGGTCAGCGCGCTGTATTCGGTGACGGTGTCGCTGGCGCATAACGAAACCGGCCCGGACGTCGACACCCTGACCGAACTGGCCGGCGCCTGCCGCGACCATCGGCTGATCGACATGGACTACAGCGACCGCGGCGGCCGCGCGAGCCGGCGCAGCATCGAGCCGCTGCGCCTGGTCAGCGCCGGACGCCGCTGGTATCTGCTGGCCTGGGACCGCGGCCGCGAGGACTGGCGCCTGTTCCGCGCCGACCGCATCGTCGCGTTGCGTTGCGGCGGCGGCGCGTTCGCCGCGCGCAAGTTTCCCGAAGACGTTGCGGCGTACGTGCAGCGCGCGATCAGCCAGCCCAACCAGGGCCCGACCTTGCGCGCGCGCCTGCGCGGCTCGGCCGAGGCGCTGGCGCCGGGCCTGCCGCCGTGGTGCGGGCTGCTCGAACACATCGACGAGCACAGCTGCATGCTGCACGTGCGCGGCGAAACCCCGGAAGAAATTCTCGCCTTGCTGGCCTTGACCGGCGTGGAGTTCGAACTGCTCGACGCGGGCGATCAACTGCCGCGGTTGCGCGAAGTCGCGCAGCGTTTGTTGCGGGCGGTGGAGTAA
- a CDS encoding S8 family serine peptidase translates to MNKMSSKKFAVLGLAAACATVLLWSRNEAQTAGAVASGALANTAGASTASGSLPVASWKPVAMNAPTPRNDAQSKLGAGQLLQAVQALSQLPNAAGASASTGASSLARGPAYAGASVAAQIAVLDRVGIPLRYRDGEKLKVNVNLALTHEQIQNPSLLDRATSTLRETLLAAGLEAEQVNGSPSLEAKVPLARLEWVAGLQPVAQVSLLAMPNTAAFTDGAAASNLDQLRSLGNYAQLPAAQRRDLKGEGLTVAVFDQFADNTGQIKALQDAGEWPKNTAAVADKLTLFKPAGGAFGYTKVKHGNAVVEIVYDIVPEAKFRVYDAGQTADWIKGIQDAANLNALNEPQGEPRAQVLTASQGMALYAPGDGTGTGSNLKGLYDAIDAAARNGVLILNAAGNEAQVHWDGDSTPGAVANTFQDFVVGNVDANGAAIADNINLLRLEGQGFGDCIPVGGKTAADADLIAIDVWLGWNDWTSANNTTNADYRLELVRWADAVTRNGRVVTPAGWVAVTQSDDAQTGLAGQQPLERIALQPAANTKTAACNNVFNTARFSGGGKFGVRVVRKTANASNFLRLMSGGLHNFQYGVQDRSLVHPADSANVITVAALDAATSNLEAYSSRGPVLAAGGARPNGQAAGNAKPDIANFANVDTVSYGDNAFNGTSSATPHVAALALLGLQHQRQLTNATVPAALPADATAQQKADRAALLKQRNVSLSNSVYDSLVYVASTGGNDLGTAGFDSSYGNGRLKFHAQSEACFLSATYDPSYRSLLPAQATPLPAGQKTYDQLRADNSASCAAN, encoded by the coding sequence ATGAACAAGATGTCGTCGAAAAAATTCGCCGTGCTCGGTCTCGCCGCGGCCTGTGCCACGGTGCTGTTGTGGTCGCGCAACGAAGCGCAGACAGCGGGCGCGGTCGCCTCCGGCGCGCTCGCCAATACGGCGGGCGCATCAACGGCGTCGGGCTCGTTGCCCGTGGCGAGCTGGAAACCGGTCGCGATGAACGCGCCGACGCCGCGCAACGACGCGCAGAGCAAGCTCGGCGCCGGCCAGTTGCTGCAGGCGGTGCAGGCCTTGTCGCAGCTGCCGAACGCGGCGGGCGCATCGGCGTCGACGGGCGCGTCGTCCTTGGCGCGCGGCCCGGCCTATGCCGGCGCCAGCGTCGCCGCGCAGATCGCGGTGCTCGACCGGGTCGGCATTCCGCTGCGTTATCGCGACGGCGAGAAGCTCAAGGTCAACGTCAATCTGGCCCTGACCCACGAACAGATTCAGAACCCGAGCCTGCTCGATCGCGCGACCTCGACCTTGCGCGAGACCTTGCTCGCCGCGGGCCTGGAAGCCGAACAGGTCAACGGTTCGCCGAGCCTGGAAGCCAAGGTGCCGCTGGCGCGTCTGGAATGGGTGGCGGGCCTGCAACCGGTCGCGCAGGTGTCGCTGCTGGCGATGCCGAACACCGCCGCGTTCACCGACGGCGCCGCCGCCAGCAATCTTGATCAGCTGCGTTCGCTCGGTAACTATGCGCAGCTGCCGGCCGCGCAGCGCCGCGATCTCAAGGGCGAAGGCCTGACCGTCGCGGTGTTCGATCAGTTCGCCGACAACACCGGCCAGATCAAGGCGCTGCAGGACGCGGGCGAATGGCCGAAGAACACCGCCGCGGTCGCCGACAAACTCACCTTGTTCAAGCCGGCCGGCGGCGCGTTCGGCTACACCAAGGTCAAGCACGGCAACGCCGTGGTCGAGATCGTCTACGACATCGTGCCGGAAGCGAAATTCCGCGTGTACGACGCCGGACAGACCGCCGACTGGATCAAGGGCATCCAGGACGCGGCCAACCTCAACGCGCTCAACGAGCCGCAGGGCGAGCCGCGCGCGCAGGTGCTGACCGCATCGCAGGGCATGGCCTTGTACGCGCCCGGCGACGGCACCGGCACCGGCAGCAATCTCAAGGGCCTTTACGATGCGATCGACGCGGCCGCGCGCAACGGCGTGCTGATCCTCAACGCCGCCGGCAACGAAGCGCAGGTGCACTGGGACGGCGACAGCACGCCCGGCGCGGTCGCCAACACGTTCCAGGATTTCGTGGTCGGCAATGTCGACGCCAACGGCGCGGCGATCGCCGACAACATCAACCTGCTGCGCCTGGAAGGCCAGGGCTTCGGCGATTGCATCCCGGTCGGCGGCAAGACCGCGGCCGACGCCGATCTGATCGCGATCGACGTGTGGCTGGGCTGGAACGACTGGACCAGCGCCAACAACACCACCAACGCCGACTATCGTCTGGAACTGGTGCGCTGGGCGGACGCGGTGACCCGCAACGGCCGCGTGGTGACGCCGGCCGGCTGGGTCGCCGTGACCCAGTCCGACGACGCCCAGACCGGCCTGGCCGGCCAGCAACCGCTCGAACGCATCGCCCTGCAGCCGGCGGCCAACACCAAGACCGCTGCCTGCAACAACGTGTTCAACACCGCGCGTTTCTCCGGCGGCGGCAAGTTCGGCGTGCGGGTGGTGCGCAAGACCGCCAACGCCAGCAACTTCCTGCGTCTGATGAGCGGCGGCCTGCACAACTTCCAGTACGGCGTGCAGGATCGCTCGCTGGTGCATCCGGCCGATTCGGCCAATGTGATCACGGTGGCCGCGCTGGATGCGGCGACCTCGAACCTGGAAGCCTACAGCTCGCGCGGCCCGGTACTCGCCGCCGGCGGCGCGCGTCCGAACGGTCAGGCCGCGGGCAACGCCAAGCCGGACATCGCCAACTTCGCCAACGTCGACACCGTGTCCTACGGCGACAACGCCTTCAACGGAACGTCCTCGGCGACGCCGCACGTGGCCGCGCTCGCGCTGCTGGGTCTGCAGCATCAGCGCCAGCTGACCAACGCGACCGTGCCGGCGGCCTTGCCGGCCGACGCGACCGCGCAGCAGAAAGCCGATCGCGCCGCCTTGCTCAAGCAGCGCAACGTCAGCCTGTCCAACTCGGTGTACGACTCGCTGGTGTACGTGGCCAGCACCGGCGGCAACGATCTGGGCACGGCCGGTTTCGACAGCAGCTACGGCAATGGACGACTGAAGTTCCATGCCCAGTCCGAGGCCTGCTTCCTGTCGGCGACCTACGACCCGTCGTATCGCTCGCTGCTGCCCGCGCAGGCGACGCCGCTGCCGGCCGGACAGAAGACCTACGATCAGTTGCGCGCCGACAACAGCGCGAGCTGCGCGGCCAACTGA
- a CDS encoding twin transmembrane helix small protein has protein sequence MKILFVAAFLSVIVYNLGAGLYYMLVDKGASKRTVNALTRRIGFSIALIALVVVGIATGVVQPHGVGV, from the coding sequence ATGAAGATCCTGTTTGTCGCCGCGTTCCTGTCGGTGATCGTCTACAACCTCGGCGCCGGCCTGTACTACATGCTGGTCGACAAAGGCGCGAGCAAGCGCACGGTCAACGCATTGACCCGGCGCATCGGCTTTTCGATCGCGCTGATCGCGCTGGTCGTGGTCGGCATCGCCACCGGCGTGGTTCAGCCGCACGGCGTGGGGGTCTGA